Proteins encoded within one genomic window of Bacteroides sedimenti:
- a CDS encoding TIGR01212 family radical SAM protein (This family includes YhcC from E. coli K-12, an uncharacterized radical SAM protein.), with protein sequence MNQKPAYNDFSTFLRNHFECKVQKISLNAGFTCPNRDGVKGKGGCTYCNNQTFNPEYCKTEKSVKEQLEEGKLFFARKYPDMKYLAYFQAYTNTYSELEELKQKYEEALSVDGVVGLVIGTRPDCMPNELLDYLQQLNEKAFLLVEYGIESTNDATLKRINRGHTYAETVDAVQRTASRGILTGGHVILGLPGETHDDIVNQAERLSQLPLTTLKLHQLQLIRGTRMAHEFEEHPEEFHLYEVDEYIDLVIDYVERLRPDIVLERFVSQSPKELLIAPDWGLKNYEFTERVKKRMRERGAYQGKLYRY encoded by the coding sequence ATGAATCAGAAACCCGCCTATAACGACTTTTCTACTTTTCTTCGAAATCATTTTGAATGTAAAGTTCAGAAAATTTCGCTTAATGCCGGCTTTACTTGTCCCAACAGGGATGGGGTAAAGGGGAAGGGCGGTTGTACCTACTGCAACAATCAGACGTTTAACCCGGAATACTGCAAGACAGAAAAATCTGTAAAAGAGCAGTTGGAAGAGGGTAAGCTGTTTTTTGCTCGTAAATATCCGGATATGAAGTATTTGGCCTACTTTCAGGCATACACAAATACTTATTCGGAACTTGAAGAGCTGAAACAGAAATACGAAGAAGCTCTCAGCGTGGATGGGGTAGTGGGGCTGGTTATCGGAACCCGTCCCGACTGCATGCCCAATGAACTGCTTGATTATCTGCAGCAGCTGAACGAAAAAGCGTTCCTTTTGGTGGAATATGGCATTGAAAGTACCAACGATGCTACCCTGAAGCGCATAAACCGTGGGCATACGTATGCCGAAACAGTAGATGCAGTGCAGCGTACCGCTTCCAGAGGAATACTGACCGGTGGGCATGTGATTCTTGGTTTACCCGGAGAAACGCACGATGATATTGTGAATCAGGCAGAACGATTGTCGCAACTTCCGCTCACTACCCTGAAGCTGCATCAGCTTCAGCTGATTCGCGGCACACGCATGGCGCACGAATTTGAAGAGCATCCCGAAGAATTTCATTTGTACGAGGTGGATGAATACATAGACCTGGTGATTGACTATGTGGAACGGCTCCGACCGGATATTGTTCTCGAAAGGTTCGTGTCACAGTCTCCAAAAGAGTTGCTGATAGCTCCCGATTGGGGATTGAAGAACTACGAATTTACTGAGCGTGTGAAGAAAAGAATGCGTGAAAGAGGCGCATATCAAGGAAAATTATATAGATATTGA
- a CDS encoding SAM-dependent methyltransferase yields the protein MEVALYLIPVTLGDTPIESVLPQYNKQIIVQIKHFIVEDIRSARRFLKKVDREIDIDTLTFYPLNKYTSPEEISGYLKPLTQGMPMGVISEAGCPAVADPGADVVAIAQKKNLKVVPLVGPSSIILSVMASGFNGQSFAFHGYIPIEPAERIKTLKHLEQRIYSENQTQLFIETPYRNNKMAEDILNNCRPQTKLCIAANITCEGEYIKTKTVKEWKGKLPDLTKIPCIFLLYK from the coding sequence ATGGAAGTTGCTTTATATCTTATCCCCGTCACATTAGGTGATACTCCTATTGAATCAGTTTTACCGCAATACAATAAACAGATAATTGTTCAAATCAAGCATTTTATAGTTGAAGATATCCGGTCGGCCCGTCGTTTCCTGAAGAAGGTTGATAGGGAGATTGATATTGATACACTAACATTTTATCCTTTAAACAAGTATACTTCTCCGGAAGAAATTTCTGGTTATCTCAAACCTCTTACTCAAGGCATGCCTATGGGAGTAATATCCGAAGCAGGATGTCCTGCTGTTGCCGATCCAGGTGCGGATGTTGTGGCTATTGCACAGAAAAAGAATCTGAAGGTTGTTCCGTTGGTTGGTCCCTCTTCTATTATTCTTTCAGTGATGGCTTCCGGTTTTAACGGGCAGAGCTTTGCTTTCCATGGTTATATTCCCATAGAACCTGCCGAACGGATAAAAACATTGAAACACTTGGAGCAGCGTATTTACTCTGAAAACCAGACTCAGCTCTTTATTGAAACACCTTATCGTAACAATAAGATGGCGGAGGATATCCTTAATAACTGCCGTCCGCAGACTAAACTGTGCATTGCAGCAAATATTACCTGCGAAGGAGAGTATATTAAAACAAAAACGGTAAAAGAGTGGAAAGGCAAGTTGCCCGATCTGACAAAGATTCCTTGTATTTTCTTGCTGTATAAGTAA
- the lipA gene encoding lipoyl synthase, which yields MKNTSKMERVKKPEWLKISIGSNERYTDTKRIVESNKLHTICSSGRCPNMGECWGKGTATFMICGDVCTRSCKFCNTLTGKPLPLNPEEPKKVAESIRLMNLSHAVITSVDRDDLPDLGASHWAKTLCEIKHLNPKTTTEVLIPDFQGKMELVDMVIEAKPDIISHNMETVRRISPVVRSAANYETSLKVIARVAQSGLVAKSGIMVGLGETPEEVKELMDDLLQQGCQILTIGQYLQPSHKHFPVAAYITPVQFDAYKESGLRKGFKQVESAPLVRSSYHAEKHILKNPTK from the coding sequence ATCAAGAACACAAGCAAAATGGAAAGAGTCAAGAAACCGGAGTGGTTAAAAATAAGTATTGGAAGCAACGAGCGCTACACAGATACAAAGCGGATTGTTGAATCGAACAAGCTGCATACCATTTGTAGTAGCGGACGTTGCCCTAATATGGGGGAATGCTGGGGGAAAGGAACTGCAACCTTTATGATTTGCGGGGATGTTTGTACCCGTTCCTGCAAATTCTGCAATACCCTAACCGGGAAACCGCTTCCGCTAAACCCGGAAGAGCCGAAAAAAGTGGCTGAATCAATCCGGTTGATGAATCTTTCGCATGCAGTAATCACCTCGGTGGACAGGGACGACCTGCCCGACTTGGGGGCATCACACTGGGCAAAGACCCTTTGCGAGATTAAACATCTCAATCCGAAAACAACCACCGAAGTGCTGATTCCCGATTTTCAAGGGAAAATGGAGCTGGTAGATATGGTTATTGAGGCTAAACCCGATATCATTTCGCATAATATGGAGACTGTGCGCCGCATCAGCCCTGTTGTACGAAGCGCGGCAAATTACGAAACCAGCCTGAAAGTCATTGCAAGAGTGGCACAAAGTGGTCTGGTTGCCAAATCGGGAATCATGGTTGGTTTGGGAGAAACACCCGAAGAGGTGAAAGAGTTGATGGACGACCTTCTGCAGCAAGGTTGCCAGATTCTGACCATCGGGCAATACCTGCAACCGTCTCACAAACATTTCCCGGTTGCGGCATATATTACTCCAGTTCAGTTCGATGCTTACAAAGAATCCGGTCTGAGAAAAGGATTTAAACAGGTAGAAAGCGCTCCACTTGTTCGTTCGTCATATCATGCAGAGAAACATATTTTAAAGAATCCGACAAAATAA
- a CDS encoding S9 family peptidase, whose amino-acid sequence MRKISFLLIFCALTLTVFAQGGKVLTFKDAVEGKYYGERLGKVVPMADGEHYTMISKDKKRIVKYSFKTGKEVETLFDVATARECKFKSFDDYQLSPDETKILIQTETQHIYRHSFTAVHYVYTIKRNVVEKLSDGGPQQVPTFSPDGNMVAFVRDNNIFLVKFLYGNSESQVTTDGKFGKVINGIPDWVYEEEFSFNRALEFSPDNKMIAFVRFDESEVPMYSIQLFKGESPSIDQFEYYPGAYSYKYPKAGHVNSLVTVHSFDIKSKVTRKLDIPIKKEDYIPRIRFTKDENKLAVMTLNRTQNKFDMYFVNPRSGIAKLILRDESKYYIGENSLDNIEFYPNNFSFMSEKDGFNHLYWYSIGGNLIKQVTKGDFEVSKYHGWDPATNTFYYESNEGNTLRKAVYAIDIKGRKTKLTEKEGTNSAMFASTMKYFINTYSNLTTPPVITLNDNKGKELSVLVSNAKIKEAIAQMEMPKKEFFSFTTSEGVKLNGWMMKPANFSESKKYPVILYQYSGPGTQQVADRWNIGETRNGLGWEAYMTTQGFIIACVDGRGTGGRGEEFTKCTYMQLGVKEAKDQVEAAKYINKLPYVDEGRIGIWGWSFGGYNTIMSMSEGSAAFKAGVAVAPVTDWKFYDTTYGERFMRTPQENADGYAASSAFTRADKLSGKLLIIHGSADDNVHYQNVAEYCEQLVQANKQFEMQVYTNRDHGIYGGNTRNHLFTRITEFFKNNL is encoded by the coding sequence ATGAGAAAAATTAGTTTTCTATTGATATTTTGCGCGCTTACATTGACTGTTTTTGCACAGGGCGGCAAGGTGTTGACATTTAAAGATGCTGTAGAAGGCAAATATTACGGCGAAAGATTAGGTAAAGTGGTGCCTATGGCCGATGGTGAACATTACACAATGATAAGCAAGGACAAGAAACGCATTGTGAAGTATTCATTCAAAACCGGCAAAGAGGTGGAAACCCTTTTCGATGTGGCAACCGCCCGCGAATGCAAGTTCAAGAGTTTTGATGATTACCAGCTCTCACCTGATGAAACAAAAATCCTGATTCAGACAGAGACACAGCATATTTACCGCCATTCCTTTACGGCTGTTCATTACGTTTACACCATCAAACGAAATGTAGTGGAAAAACTATCCGACGGCGGCCCTCAGCAGGTACCTACCTTCTCGCCGGATGGCAATATGGTTGCCTTTGTAAGAGATAATAATATCTTCTTGGTGAAGTTCCTTTATGGCAACAGTGAATCGCAAGTTACTACAGACGGGAAATTCGGTAAAGTGATTAACGGTATTCCCGACTGGGTTTACGAAGAGGAGTTCTCCTTCAATCGCGCACTTGAATTCAGCCCCGACAATAAGATGATTGCTTTCGTACGCTTCGACGAATCGGAAGTGCCGATGTACTCCATTCAGTTGTTTAAAGGAGAATCTCCTTCCATCGACCAATTTGAGTACTATCCTGGAGCCTATTCCTACAAATACCCGAAAGCCGGCCACGTTAACTCGTTAGTTACTGTACACTCATTCGATATTAAATCGAAGGTAACCCGCAAACTGGATATTCCAATCAAAAAGGAGGATTACATCCCACGCATCCGCTTTACTAAAGATGAGAACAAGTTGGCTGTAATGACCCTGAACCGTACACAGAACAAGTTCGACATGTACTTTGTGAATCCTCGTTCGGGCATTGCCAAACTGATTCTTAGAGATGAAAGTAAATACTACATCGGCGAAAACAGCTTGGATAACATTGAGTTCTATCCCAACAATTTCAGCTTTATGAGCGAAAAGGACGGGTTTAACCACCTCTACTGGTACTCCATTGGCGGCAACCTGATTAAGCAGGTGACCAAAGGGGACTTTGAAGTGAGCAAATACCATGGATGGGACCCTGCAACCAACACTTTCTACTATGAAAGCAATGAAGGAAATACGCTTCGGAAAGCTGTATATGCCATCGACATCAAAGGGAGAAAGACAAAACTCACCGAGAAAGAAGGAACAAACAGTGCCATGTTTGCAAGCACAATGAAATACTTTATCAACACTTACTCAAACCTGACCACTCCGCCGGTAATTACGCTGAACGACAATAAGGGAAAGGAACTGAGCGTGCTTGTGAGCAATGCCAAAATAAAAGAGGCTATCGCCCAGATGGAGATGCCGAAAAAGGAATTCTTCTCGTTCACCACTTCCGAAGGTGTGAAATTAAACGGATGGATGATGAAGCCTGCCAACTTCTCTGAATCGAAGAAATACCCGGTTATCCTTTACCAATACAGCGGACCGGGCACACAACAGGTGGCAGACCGCTGGAATATTGGAGAAACAAGAAACGGACTGGGATGGGAAGCGTACATGACCACACAAGGATTTATCATTGCTTGTGTAGACGGACGTGGAACCGGTGGCCGTGGCGAAGAGTTTACCAAATGCACCTACATGCAACTTGGGGTAAAAGAGGCGAAAGACCAGGTGGAAGCGGCCAAATACATAAACAAGCTGCCTTATGTGGATGAAGGAAGAATCGGCATTTGGGGATGGAGCTTTGGCGGATACAACACCATTATGAGTATGAGTGAAGGAAGTGCCGCGTTTAAGGCAGGCGTTGCCGTGGCTCCTGTTACCGACTGGAAGTTTTACGATACTACCTATGGCGAACGCTTTATGCGCACCCCGCAGGAGAATGCCGACGGATATGCAGCTTCATCGGCATTTACACGTGCTGATAAGTTAAGCGGAAAACTACTGATTATACATGGTTCGGCTGATGATAATGTGCACTACCAGAATGTAGCGGAATATTGCGAGCAATTGGTACAAGCCAACAAGCAGTTTGAAATGCAGGTTTACACCAACCGCGACCATGGTATTTATGGAGGAAACACCCGCAACCATCTATTTACACGCATTACAGAGTTCTTCAAGAACAATCTGTAA